The following proteins come from a genomic window of Mucinivorans hirudinis:
- a CDS encoding IS1478 transposase → MLPRPKDTLQSSLFFDLRSTLNHRHPLFQLANKIDWAMFEREFSPLYSPDKGVEAKPIRLMVGLLILKHIRNVSDESVVEQWSENVYYQYFCGGTEFVAAQPIDASSLVHFRHRIGEAGFELILAESIRVNDDVDFDKPQVVFVDTTVQEKNITYPTDAKLHKKIVENCRGIAAKSGVTLRQSYARVVKALNRDIRFNKKQSKAARRKLKCIAGRLVRELDRELPLESLHREQIDLYKRVLSQTKDSKNKVYSLHEPSVCCISKGKEHEKWEFGNKVSVAYNEDGLIVGALSFRNEYDGHTLLPAIEQVVRLNHRPIKIVPCDRGYKGVSQVLGIPVLIPSNGKGCKSEYERKKLKKLFAQRAGIEPINGHLKSDHRMGRNFYKGIFGDNINSMLAAAAFNFKRAMNVLLDYILRWISQLFEQNISIKPQN, encoded by the coding sequence ATGTTACCACGCCCCAAAGATACTCTGCAAAGCAGCCTTTTCTTCGACCTTAGAAGCACCTTAAACCACCGCCACCCGCTCTTCCAACTCGCCAACAAAATCGACTGGGCGATGTTTGAGCGAGAGTTTTCGCCACTCTACTCACCGGATAAAGGAGTCGAAGCAAAGCCAATACGACTGATGGTTGGATTGCTGATACTAAAACATATACGCAATGTTTCGGACGAAAGTGTTGTAGAGCAGTGGAGCGAAAATGTATATTATCAATACTTCTGTGGAGGTACTGAATTTGTCGCGGCACAACCTATTGATGCGAGTAGTTTAGTGCATTTTCGCCACAGAATTGGCGAGGCTGGGTTTGAGTTGATTTTGGCAGAGAGTATCCGCGTGAATGATGATGTAGATTTCGACAAGCCGCAAGTTGTTTTTGTAGACACGACTGTACAAGAGAAGAACATAACATATCCCACTGATGCTAAGTTACATAAGAAGATAGTTGAGAATTGCAGAGGTATAGCTGCAAAATCGGGTGTTACCCTTCGTCAGAGTTATGCTCGGGTTGTCAAGGCGTTGAATAGAGATATCCGTTTTAATAAAAAGCAGAGCAAGGCAGCTCGCCGTAAGCTCAAGTGCATAGCAGGGCGATTGGTCAGGGAGTTAGATAGAGAGTTGCCTTTGGAATCATTACACAGAGAGCAGATAGATTTGTATAAGAGAGTTTTATCTCAGACTAAAGATAGTAAGAACAAGGTATATTCATTGCACGAGCCTAGTGTTTGTTGCATCTCTAAGGGTAAGGAGCACGAGAAATGGGAGTTTGGGAACAAGGTTTCTGTGGCGTACAATGAAGATGGATTGATAGTTGGGGCGTTGTCGTTTCGTAATGAGTATGATGGGCACACACTTTTGCCTGCTATTGAGCAGGTTGTACGATTGAATCATCGCCCTATAAAGATTGTTCCGTGCGACAGGGGTTACAAGGGTGTTTCACAGGTTTTGGGTATTCCTGTTTTGATACCGAGCAATGGTAAGGGCTGTAAGAGTGAGTATGAGCGAAAGAAGCTGAAGAAGTTGTTCGCGCAAAGAGCAGGTATAGAACCAATTAATGGGCACTTAAAGAGTGACCACCGGATGGGTCGTAACTTTTACAAAGGTATATTTGGTGATAATATCAATTCTATGCTCGCCGCCGCCGCATTCAACTTCAAAAGAGCTATGAATGTTCTTTTGGACTATATTTTGCGATGGATATCACAGCTATTTGAACAAAATATCTCCATAAAACCCCAAAACTAA
- a CDS encoding Mobile element protein, whose translation MSQSGEIDIYYGDESHVCSQGYVPYGWQFPGEDIHIPVEKAYKINILGFVNRLSEYMGMMTEECINADVVINFLENLSFNIKKKTVLILDNASVHKSRSIRERIPFWEKHGLFITYLPPYSPHLNIAETVWRKLKKEWLDPQDYVEKDKLFYAANRWLAALGKQTEIKFSHFNKS comes from the coding sequence TTGAGTCAATCCGGAGAAATTGATATCTACTACGGAGATGAGTCCCATGTCTGTTCCCAAGGATATGTTCCCTACGGCTGGCAATTCCCGGGGGAAGATATACATATCCCTGTTGAGAAGGCATACAAGATCAATATATTGGGATTTGTCAACAGACTAAGTGAATATATGGGTATGATGACAGAGGAGTGCATCAATGCTGATGTAGTCATTAATTTCCTCGAAAATCTTTCTTTCAATATAAAAAAGAAGACCGTACTTATTTTGGATAATGCTAGTGTGCATAAATCCCGTAGCATAAGAGAAAGAATACCTTTTTGGGAGAAGCATGGGCTCTTCATTACTTATCTTCCTCCATATTCTCCACATTTGAATATTGCGGAAACGGTATGGAGAAAACTCAAAAAGGAATGGCTGGATCCACAGGACTACGTGGAAAAAGACAAACTCTTCTATGCCGCTAACAGGTGGCTGGCAGCACTGGGTAAGCAAACGGAGATCAAGTTTAGCCATTTTAATAAAAGCTGA
- a CDS encoding Possible regulatory protein: MSKEYLISVQDVIDNLVNIKQIVFEVTDACNLKCKYCAFGEFYELDQPRENRSLQPNKAIKLIDYMAEFWSKYQPESYRPLTYIGFYGGEPLMNIDFIKQTVEYVESRNLNREFRFSMTTNALLLDRYMDYLAEKRFSVLISLDGDEYGDSYRVDHSGNNSFSRVIRNVKMLQSRHPDFFEKSVNFNSVLHNRNSVEAIHSFIKEEFGKSPKISELSTTGIRSDKAEEFSHTFKNKFESLLDSENYEQLSDELFLEEPTTGDLLLFLHQYSGNVFMSYNELFFDKEKLPRSITGTCRPFARKLFVTASGKIMQCERIDHKFFLGEVTDEGVKLDLENVARIYNGYTSKFSTQCNVCYRRESCIQCLYFIEDIDGVSPICRGFMNKENFERFRSHCLGHLAKNPHLYQKIMTKVQVN, from the coding sequence AGTGTACAGGATGTTATAGATAATTTGGTTAATATTAAACAAATTGTGTTTGAGGTTACGGATGCCTGTAATCTCAAGTGCAAATATTGTGCTTTTGGTGAGTTTTATGAACTTGACCAACCAAGGGAAAATCGCAGTTTACAGCCAAACAAAGCTATTAAGTTAATTGACTATATGGCTGAGTTTTGGTCTAAATATCAGCCGGAATCCTATCGTCCGCTAACATATATAGGCTTCTATGGTGGAGAGCCTCTAATGAACATAGATTTTATCAAACAGACGGTAGAATATGTAGAGAGTCGCAATCTGAATCGTGAGTTTAGGTTTTCTATGACCACAAACGCTCTGCTCTTAGATAGATACATGGATTATCTGGCAGAAAAGAGGTTCAGCGTTCTAATCAGCTTAGATGGTGATGAGTATGGAGATAGCTATCGCGTAGACCATTCGGGAAATAACTCTTTTAGCAGAGTTATTCGCAACGTAAAGATGTTACAAAGCAGACACCCCGATTTTTTTGAGAAGTCCGTGAACTTTAACTCTGTTCTGCACAATAGAAACAGTGTAGAGGCTATTCATTCTTTCATCAAAGAGGAGTTTGGTAAGAGTCCCAAAATATCCGAACTCTCCACTACCGGTATAAGAAGCGACAAAGCTGAAGAGTTTAGCCACACTTTCAAAAATAAATTCGAGAGTCTGCTCGATTCCGAGAACTACGAGCAACTCTCCGACGAACTATTTCTTGAAGAGCCCACAACAGGCGATCTGCTTCTCTTTTTGCACCAATACAGCGGAAATGTATTTATGAGTTACAATGAACTGTTTTTTGATAAAGAAAAATTGCCACGCAGTATAACTGGAACTTGCAGACCATTTGCTCGGAAATTGTTTGTTACCGCTTCTGGGAAAATAATGCAATGTGAAAGAATAGACCATAAGTTTTTCTTGGGTGAGGTTACTGATGAGGGAGTTAAACTTGATTTAGAGAATGTGGCACGGATATATAACGGATATACCTCTAAATTTTCGACACAATGTAATGTATGTTATCGTAGAGAAAGTTGCATTCAATGCCTCTATTTCATTGAAGATATTGATGGCGTAAGTCCGATATGCCGCGGCTTTATGAACAAAGAGAACTTTGAAAGGTTCAGGTCGCATTGCTTGGGACACCTTGCTAAGAATCCTCATCTATATCAGAAAATTATGACAAAAGTGCAAGTAAATTAA
- a CDS encoding Mobile element protein, protein MSKQLTVEQRYTIFAMQQKSYPQKEIAETIGVSKSTISRELRRNCDKRSGKYVMDLAQRKADERKKSKRHKQTFTLKMQKRVKRMLKIGFSPEQITGRCRLLGKEMVSHETIYKWIWADKLSGGELYKLLRRQGRKYAKRGSKNAGRGFIPNRIDIDQRPAVVELKERFGDLEIDTIIGKNHKGAILTINDRATSRVWIRKLSGKEATPLAEKTTSALKKVKELIHTMTADNGKEFAKHEEIAQKLELNFYFCKPYHSWERGANENTNGLIRQYIPKGTDFSEITDKQIKWIENKLNSRPLKAIQHADLL, encoded by the coding sequence ATGAGCAAACAATTAACCGTAGAGCAAAGATACACAATTTTTGCAATGCAGCAAAAGTCGTATCCACAAAAAGAGATAGCCGAAACTATCGGGGTTTCAAAAAGTACTATCAGCCGAGAACTAAGACGAAACTGTGATAAACGCAGTGGTAAATATGTAATGGATTTGGCTCAACGAAAAGCTGATGAGCGAAAAAAAAGCAAACGGCATAAACAGACCTTTACTCTCAAAATGCAAAAAAGAGTTAAAAGGATGTTAAAGATAGGGTTTAGCCCCGAACAAATTACAGGTAGATGCAGACTGTTGGGTAAAGAAATGGTCTCGCACGAAACCATTTACAAATGGATTTGGGCGGATAAACTAAGTGGTGGGGAACTCTACAAACTACTACGAAGGCAAGGACGAAAATATGCAAAACGAGGCTCAAAGAATGCTGGGCGTGGGTTTATTCCAAACAGGATAGATATAGACCAGCGACCAGCAGTTGTTGAGCTTAAAGAACGATTCGGGGATTTAGAAATTGATACCATTATCGGTAAGAACCACAAAGGAGCGATTCTTACCATAAATGACAGAGCAACAAGTAGAGTTTGGATTCGTAAGCTGTCGGGGAAAGAAGCCACCCCATTAGCCGAAAAAACCACATCTGCATTGAAAAAAGTCAAAGAACTTATACACACTATGACGGCTGACAATGGAAAAGAATTTGCTAAACACGAGGAAATTGCACAAAAATTAGAATTAAATTTCTATTTTTGTAAACCTTACCATTCGTGGGAACGTGGTGCCAATGAGAATACTAATGGACTTATCAGGCAATATATCCCAAAGGGTACGGATTTTAGTGAGATAACCGACAAGCAGATTAAATGGATTGAAAACAAACTAAATAGTCGCCCCTTAAAAGCCATTCAACACGCTGATTTATTGTAA